The Pogoniulus pusillus isolate bPogPus1 chromosome 30, bPogPus1.pri, whole genome shotgun sequence genomic interval TGAGCTCCAGCAGGGATGCCCACGGCTGAGACACCTGCTCTGGGGAGGTTCAatggcagctggggccagtTGTCCCCACGGGAGGCACAGCATGACCCACTGGGGCTGGAGGGATGCTTCCCTGCAAGCATCTgggatctgcagagcagcattgaatgggttaggttggaagggagctcaaaagacagccagttccaacccccctgtggcataggcagggacatctcccactagaacaggacattcaaggcctcatcctgactggtcctgaacaccttcagggaggttgtggagcacagaatcacccaatgtgatcaaagatcacattgggtgattctgtgctccacaacctccctgggcaacctgtgccagtgtctcaccaccctcaacctgtgccaggctctcaccaccctcacttcttcattacatccactctcaatctcccctctgccacttcaaacccattcctcttcctcctgccctcaccAGACCTTCccaacagtctctccccagccctcctgcagcccccttcagatcctgcaaggccactccaagctctcctccaagccttctcctctccagcctgcacagccccaactctctcagcctggcctcacagcagagctgctgcagccctctcagcatcttggtggcctcctctgcactggctccaacacttccatgtgctgcttgtgctgggggctgcagaactgcccccaggactgcaggtggggtgtgaggagagcagagccaaggggcagaatcccctcccttgccctgtgcccacactgctcctgctgcagcccagcacagggttgtgtctgggctgcactcacactgcaggctcctcttgagctttgcatcaccccagccccccccaggtcctgttcctcagggctgctctcagccattccccacccagcctgcagctgtgcttggagctgcacccacccaggaaGAGAGCCCAGGAGGGGCAATTCTCCAAAGCATGGCAGAAATGCATCCTCAGATGTGCTGGATGGGGCACAGgtggagcagcagccacagagccatcactcagcatctccacctcccacaggctgcctgggagccagcaggtgcagggccttacacttggccatgttgaatgtcatgaggttggcctgggcacagctctccagcaccCCCTTGGCCACCTCCAAACCACTCTGGTTGACAGCAGGACACTGCTTCACCCACACGGCCCCATCAGAAGacgcagggaaggagcatcccaCTCAGATGGCTTCACCGTGCTCCTCAGTTCCCCCCACGGGAGGCAAGTGGTAGCTCATCAGCTGTGCTGCCCCCAACGAGGGCACCATGCCATTTGGGATGCCATTCTGTAGTCCTGCACCTTTGGGCATCCCCTGCTCTGGGGagccttccaacctgcctgccccCAACGGAGTTTTCTACACAACCCCAAAACTACAtctccacctcccccccccccctcctctgaGGTTGTTCTGGAGTCACTCACAGAGCAACACCTCCAAGCTGAGCCCACAGCCCCCGGCGTGGAGGGGTGGGgtgagacagggctgggagcaagGAGAGGGGACAGAGGGGTGGGTGTGGGCACACGGTGTGGATCAGCTCCCggagggcagagccaggagctgccccccagccctgggaGCACCCTCCCGAGTGGGCCAGCAGGGGCACGGTGGTGTCCTGCTCACTTGGCACCTccagaagcaaaagcagcatgATGGAGAGTTTGGGTTGTGGTCCAGAGCTGAAAGCCACCCCTCAGAGGGCTTGCAAGGTCCTGGCAAGGTCCTGTGCAGCCGattgcagggagcagagtgcCACCAGGGCTGAGCTCTCAGCTCTGGAAGCACCAAATGACAGCCCTGAGCGGGGCCAGGCGCCAGAATTCCCCCGCCCACAGCCCCTGCTCCACGTCAGCCACCTCCACACCGCCGCTCTCCACGGGGTCACGGCACTGTGGCAGCCATGCCCCTGCTCACCTCTGAGCAGCTCACCACCTTCCCTGCCCAaatccttcccctggcacattcCATAGGGAAACTCTTCCTGTGGGGGCCACGAGACACAGCAGCTTTCACCCAGAGGTGTTTTTGCCATCTCTGAAGCATAAATGAAcccatcccctggcacagccctgctgccttcaccccaccagcacccaggCCAGTATCTGgggctctccctgctgccagagagggCTGGAGGCTTTGGACAAAGCATGTGATGGAGGAACCAGGGGTGAGGTTGCTGGGGCTGCCTCACAGTGAGGGCTGAGGGGATGCAGCTGGCACAAGAGGGAGGAATATGGGGGGAAGGATGGATCCAGGCCCAGGGAATGCTGCATGGTAGGGAGCTGAGAGCCTCTGGAAGCGACATGGCCAGGCCAGAGCgatgcagctgggctgggggcatGCAGGTGGGCCAGGGGGATGCAGTCCAGTGGGGAGGTGGGATCCTGTTGGaagggatggagccaggcaAGAGGGATGCAACCCAGTGGGGAAAGATGCCACTGGGTTGGGGTATGCAGGTGGGCCAGGGACATGCAGCCTGATGGGGAGATAGAAGCCCATGGAAGGGATCCAGCCAGGTGGAAGCGATGTAGCCTGGCCCAAGCAGGAGCCtggtgggagggaaggggatgcAGCCAGGCCACAGGGATGCTGCCTGGTGGGAGGGATGCAGATGGACCAGAGGAGATGCTTCCTACTGGAAGAGATAGTTAGGACATAGGGATCCAGCCCAGCAGAAGGGATGCAGGCAGGCCAGAAGGATGTGGCCAGGCCAGAGGGATGGAGTCCAGCAGAAGGAATCCAGGAATGCAGCCTGGTGGGGAGGTAGGAGCCTGATGGAAGGGATGAGGCCAGGCTAGAGAGATGAAGGCCAGTGAGAGGGATGCAGGTGGGCCTGGAGGATGCAGCCCAGCGGGAAAAGATGCTGGTGGGACAGGGAGATGGTGGCTGGTGGGGAGGTAGGAAGGCCAGTGGGAGGGGTGCAGGTAGGCCAGGGGAATGCAGGCTGATGAAGGGGTAGGAGCCTGTGGAAGGGCTGCAGGTCAGCCTGAGGGATGCAGCTTGGagagaggatgcagccaggctggtgtggtgctgctgggatgGAAGGATGCAGgtgggccaggaggatgccagTGGAGCAGGAGGATGCTGGTGGGATGAAGGGATGCTGGTGGGATGGAGAGATGCAGgtgggccaggaggatgccagTGGGACACAGGGATGCAGGTGGGCCAGAAGGATGCCAGCGGGACACAGGGATGCAGGTGGGCCAGAAGGATGCCAGCGGGACACAGAGATGCAGGTGGGCCAGAAGGATGGCAGCAGACTGGTGGGATGCAGCCCGGTGGGTCCATAGGCGCCTGAAGGGGGTGATGCGGCCGAgctgggaggatgctgtggggccGAGGTCGGGCCAGGAGGATATCGGCAGGGAGTGGGGGGCCAAAGCCGGGGCAGGGCCCCTCGGGCATCCCCCACAGGAAGGTTGGTCGGGGCCAGACCCACCTGCAGAGCGCGCAGCCTCACTCGGGCTCACCGCAGCGCCGCGGGGGAACCCGCCGCggcctgggggggaggggggggggggaaggagagaggggggtGGCtacagaaggggaaaggggtgggggggagggggggggtcgGTGGGCCCCTACCTCCAGGGTGCGGATCTCCTTCTGCGTGAGGTCGTTGGAGGCGGCGCACTTGGTGCGGAGCCCCTCCAGGTTGGAGATGCTGATGTCGATCATGTTCTGGACCAGCTCGCACTGCTGCAGCGCCTTCTGCAgactcagctcctgctcctcgctcCTCGTCATGTTGTCCTCATCCATCGCTCGccgcgccccccccctcccctcctcctcctcctcctcctcctcctcctcctcgtcctcgtcctcctcctcctcctcgtcctcctcctcctccttctcctcctcccctccaccctccgccgcgccccccccccccccccgccgccgccgccgctcagCCCCTCTCCTCCGCGGCCCGCAGCATCGCGGTCCCGCCGTGCCCACCGAACGTCCGCCTCCCCCCTCAAACCccccccaacccaacccacccccccacacacctccccccccccccccgcctcaaCCTTCCCCGGGCGCGgcgcggcgggggcgggggcgGCGGCGCGCTCCGGTACCGCGGGGCCGCGCTCGCTGCGCGCCGCTCCGCTCCTTAACCAACTCCCTCCCGGCACATACATCACCTCCCCAGCGCGGAGACCCCCGGCAACACGCACCCCCCGACACAGAGACCCCcgaacacacacaccccaacaCGCACACCCCAACACGCACCCCCTGAAGACCTCCCTAACACACGCTCCCGaacaacccccaaaacaccCCCCCAACACTCCTCCCGAACACACACCCACCTCAAACACCCCCCCAACATGCAccctccaacccccccccaaacaccCTCCTAACACACACCCCCAGAACATACACACCCCCAAAACACCCTCCCAATGCACACTCAACCCTCCCaatacacacaccccccccccaaacaacctCCTGGGCACACAGACCTCAAATTACACACCCACGCACCCCCCAGTGCACCCTCAACCCCCtcaatgcacacacacacacttaaacCCCCCCAATACACCCCCTCACCAACCCCCCATCACACACACAACCCCCCTCTAAACCCCACCCTCAAACACACACTTGCCCCCCCattcctgcccagcagccatgTAGCAGCACCCCCCCAGGGCCCGGGGATAGATGATGCAGCAGGGGGGCAGTGATGGAGGGCACCTGGGGAAatttggggtggggaggggtgggggtgaaaCTGGGAGAACAGAGGGTCCCAGATGGAATTTGAGGTCCCTGATGCAGgtgcggaggaggaggaggaggaggaggaggaggaggaggaggaggaggaggaggaggaggagaaagagagaaagagaagaaggaggaaaaggagaagagggagaaaacattgatgaagaaggaaagaagatggtgatgaaggaggaggagatggagaagaaaagacaaagaCAAAGATAACTAAAAAGGTGAAGAAGAGgtgatcacactgggtgcttctgtgctccacaacctccctgggaaacctgtgccaggctctcaccaccctcacttcttcctaacatccactctcaatctcccctctgccacttcaaacccattcctcctcctcctgtcctcaccagaccttctcaacagtccctccccagccctcctgcagcccccttcagatcctgcaaggccactccaagctctcctccaagccttctcctctccagcctgcacagccccaactctctcagcctggcctcacagcagagctgctgcagccctctcagcatcttggtggcctcctctgcactggctccaacacttccatgtgctgcttgtgctgggggctgcagaactgcccccaggactgcaggtggggtgtgaggagagcagagccaaggggcagaatcccctcccttgccctgtgcccacactgctctggctgcagcccagcacagggttgtgtctgggctgcactcacactgcaggctcctgttgagctttgcatcaacaATATAACCCAAAATAGAGCACAGCATCCCTTTAGGAATACCTGGCAccgtgctgtgcccagcagcacagtcacCACCCTGCTTCGGTGAACGCCAGCACCTCACTCCCCCTTAAACCCATGCCCACGATCTTGCTCCAGCGGCTCCCAGCACAGCGCCTCCCTCGAGAACCTGCCCACGACTTCATCACAGCAGCTCCCACTGCTGTGTTCTCCTCAAAAGCACAGAGCTGaccttgctgtgctgagtgccagTACAAagcaccccccaaaaaaacacacCCACAGCCCAGTCTGGGGGGCTTCACTACCCTTACTGCTAAGGTGCTGgaatggaggctcagggcagagcccattgctgtctacaactacctgcagggaggctgtagccaggtggggttgggctctgctgccaggcagccagcaacagcacaaggggacacagcctcaagttgtgccaggggaggtctgggctggatgtgaggaggaagttgttggcagagagattggcattggaatgggctgcccagggaggtggtggagttgctgtggctggaggtgttgaagccaagcctggctggggcacttagtgccatggtctggttggttgggcagggctgggtgctaggttgggctggctgagcttggagctctctcccagcctgcttggttctatcattctaagggcaatgaagctgctgaagggtctgaagaagaggTCTGGTGAGGATCAGCTGAGGGAATTTGGGATCTTGTGCctgggaaaaaagaaggcttcaggggacaccttctggctctctacagctccctgaaaggaggttggagccaggtggaggttggaactaggtagaggttggagccaggtgaagGTTGgcaccaggtgggggttgtagTCAGATGGAGGTTGGAtccaggtggatgttggtctcctctcccaaggaacaagtgacagcctcaagttgcaccagggcaggtttaggttgggcattagaagaaacttctccactgaaagggttctggaccgctggcacaggctgcccagggaggtgtccgagtccccatccctggaggggtttcgaagaggcagaggtgtggtgctgagggacacgggtACCGCCCTCGgtagttagagaatggttggactctgaGATCTTTAGGATCTTTCCCATCCGAAGGAATTCCATCATTCCACGGCTCCGGCCCCTGCCTTAGCGCTTCCCACCGCTGCTCTCTCCCCGAAGCACACCCACAGCGCACCCGAGCAGCTCCCGGTACCTCGCCCTCGGCAAACCCTGGCTCTGGCCCTTCCCAGCGCCGTGTGCTCCGCAGAgaccctcccagccctgctccagtccggcccagctctgctccagttccCCCTAGCCCTGCTCCAGTACCCTCTAAGCTCTGCTCCAGTACCCCCTAGCCCTGCCTCAGTACCCTCTAAGCTCTGCTCCAGTACCCTCtaagccctgctccagttcccccccagccctgctccagtaCCCTCTAAGCTCTGCTCCAGTACCCTCTAAGCCCTGCTCCAGTACCCTCTAAGCCCTGCTCCAGTATCCCCCCGGCTCGGCTCAGCTCCGGTGCTCCCCGAGCCCTACTCCGGTGCCCCAgttcctcccccagcccctccccgctcctccgccgccgcctccgGTTTCGCTCCGCCCCGTGCGGCTGCTCTCGCGAGGCGGCGGCGGATGGCGCGAGCGGGCGGCGGGAACCTGCCGTGGTATGGCCGGGACCGGGACCGGGGCCGGGATCGGGACCGGgaccggggccggggccgggatCGGGATCGGGGCCGGGACCGCGACCGGGGTCGGGATCGGGGCCGGGACCGGGACCGGGGTGGGGATCGGGACCGGGGCGCGGGAACCTACCGAGaatgggatggggaggggagaacctgccctggcaccgggAGCGCAGCGGGACAGGGGGGTGGAAGCAGCGGGACCTGCCCCAGGCTGAactcccccccccgccgcccGTCCTCTCCGGTGCAGGGTGGAGAAGTACCGGCCGCAGGCGCTGTCTGAGCTGGTGTCCCACCGGGATATCCTCAGCACCGGTAAGCACCCCCTCCCCGTGAgcaccccccccctcctcccactAACCGCATCCCCGGCAAGTACTGCCTCTTGCAACACCCCGGGGGGCACCGGGCACCCCAAAAGCCCGTTGCCCGCCCCCAGTGCAGCGGTTCATCAGCGAGGACCGGCTGCCCCATCTCCTGCTCTATGGCCCCCCCGGCACTGGTAAGACCTCGACCATCctggcctgtgccaggcagctctacCGGGAGCGGGAGTTTGGCTCCATGGTGCTGGAGGTGAgttggggtgggaggagggggCGCTGCTGGCTTGCCCCCCTACCACCACCCTTGGGTGCCATCCTCAGCACCCACCcggtctgcctgcagctcaaCGCCTCCGATGACCGCGGCATCGACATCGTCCGGGGGCCCATCCTGAGCTTCGCCAGCACCAGGACCATCTTTAAGTAAGCTGGGGGGTGGGGACGGGGGGACAGTTTCTGTGCTCCCCAGagctccctgtcccctcctcaccaccacagcctgccccagcactcGGCTTGAGAAGTgggtttgggggtgctgctggcacgGGCAGTGAGCCAGAGCGGATGGGAAGGAGCCAGGGgtgcctggcaggcagggaggatggTGGTGGTGAGGATGGGTGATGAAGGTGCTGGtctggagaggaagggaaggggtcAGTGGAGGGCTGTGGGGGCATCACGCTGGGAAGAAGCATCCCTCGCCGCCCCTCTTCAAGCACCGAGCCCCCCAGGACCAAAGCCACCCCCTCTGTTCTCTGCCCTCCCAAGGAAAGGCTTCAAGCTGGTCATCCTGGATGAAGCCGACGCCATGACCCAGGATGCTCAGAACGCCCTGAGGCgaggtgagagcctgcagggcagACCCCGCAGCTGCTGCACGCCTTCAGGCCGGCAGGGCGAGCCCCGCAGGGGCCCGGGCTGAGCCGCCTGCCTGCCGCTCCCGCAGTCATCGAGAAGTTCACGGAGAACACTCGCTTCTGCCTCATCTGCAACTacctctccaagatcatccctgCGCTGCAGTCGCGCTGCACTCGCTTCCGCTTCGGGCCCCTCAGCGCCGAGCTGATGCTGCCCCGCCTGCAGCACGTCGTGCAGGAGGAGGGGTGAGCAGCGCCGGCACGGGGCACGCAGCCCTTACCTTGGGGGGCACtcagctcctccactgcagcagctcaacCAGACttgggtgctcaaggcctcatccagcctggccttcaacacctccaggcaggaggcagccacagcctgtctgggcaaccctttccagagtctcaccatcctcaccctGAAGAGtttgttcctcagctccagtgtagccctgctctgcctcagcttcaaaccatccccccttggcctgtctctagacacttaagaaaagtccctctgcagccttcctgcaggatcccttcaggcactggcaggcagctctgaggtccccctggagtctcccctgcaggctgcacacccccagctccctcagcctgtcctcacagcagagctgctccagcccttgcatcatccttgtggtcctcctctagacctgctccaacagttccatatccttcttgtgcgagggacagcagagctggaggcaggattggaggtgatgtctgagcagagcagagccaaggggcagaatcccctctcttgccctgctgcccacactcctctggctgctgccttctgggctgcatgagggcactgctggctcctggggggcTGCTCAGCAACCAGCACCCCTAGGggtttttcttcagggctgctctcatcccctctgcacccagcctgtgtCTGGAACTGGCCTGTCCCAGCTGCAAGACCTTGCCCTGTGACTTGGGTGTGCTCCATGgcatcctccccagcctcattccaTGTCTCAGGGAGGAGCGGTGGGCTTGGTTTGCTGTGGTTCCTCTTCCCTCTGGCAGCCCCAGGCCTTGTTTTGCAGGGTGGATGTGACAGAGGACGGGATGAAGGCCGTGGTGACCCTCTCGAGCGGTGACATGCGCAGAGCCCTCAACATCCTGCAGGTATGGCGCACCAGGGTGGCCACTGCCGGCCTGtaagccagcagctgccctgcaggggtCGCTGGAGGAAGTCTCCATCCTTCCTccaccctcctcttcctcagagcaCCAGCATGGCCTTtgggagggtgacagaggaGAACGTCTACACCTGCACAGGACACCCCCTTAAGTCTGACATCGCCAACATCCTGGACTGGATGCTGAACCAGGACTTCTCCACTGCCTACCGCAGTATCCTTtcccctccaccagctcctgctgctagGAATCCTTTTTGCTGTGGTCTCCCCATCCTGTGACCTCCAGCTCTGGCTGGGGTGGTCGTTAGGGAGGGTCCTGTGGGTTGTGGTGGGGATGAGGAGTGGGATGTGGCAGGGAAAGACCCAGCTGAAAGCCCTTCACTCACTCATCTCAGAAATCACAGAGCTGAAGACACTGAAGGGCTTGGCCCTGCAGGACATCCTCACCGAGATCCACCTCTTTGTGCACAGAGGTGAGGACTTgtggggagagcttctggctgcCCTTAAGGATGCCAACCACCTCTCCCCATACACACCACCTCTCCCCACGTGTCCTTCTCTCCACAGTGGATTTCCCACCCTCCATCCGCATCCAGCTGCTGATCAAGATGGCAGACATCGAGTAAGCATCTGCTCACCCCCACCCATGCTGGCCCAGAACACCCACAGTGGGTGcccaccccctctgccatgctgtgctgCATCCTGGCAGCTGGTGCCCATcctgggaacacccaaacccacTTTTGCCCCCTGCTGCAGGTAccggctggctgctggcaccagtgaGAAGATTCAGCTGAGCTCCCTCATCGCAGCTTTCCAGGTCACCAGGGACCTGATCGTGGCCGAAGCCTGATTCCTGCTGGCTGGGTCCGTGCTTGCCATGCCCACATCTGgcagaggtgggaagagaccagcagccccatgcctggagctgctccctgcagctctctggtgcCTTTTCAAAGGCTTTGAGCCCACACCCAGGGCACACAAGTTGGGCAACGTCGTGTCTGAGCTTCACCCAGAAATAAAGCCTCCTCTAAAGCCCAGCACCTTCcacttgccttttcttttccctcctgcaCACCAAGGGCcaaagggatgtggtggagcaTCACCCCCTGCCCTGACACCATTCCCAGTGGTGTCACACAGGCTAaggtccagctgctgccaccaaatccctctctccttgcagggcagagctgccccaggtgCTCACAAGCTACAGCCAGCACatcacacacagccctgcagagcaagctgcagaaggctgagggagctgggggtgtgcagcctgcagcagagaaggctcagggcagaggtcattgctgtctgcagctacctgaagggaggctgcagccaggtggggtggggtggggcagcagcagagcaagaggggacagcctcaagctgtgccagggcaggttcaggctggatgttaggaggaagttgttggctccaacctgcctggttctatgaccTGTGTCCCACCTTCACAGTGGACTGATGCTCCCCAGCACATCACTGAGCACTTACTGGCCTGCTGCCCAGAGTGCTCACTGCCACCCTGACATCCTTggcaagagggctggagcaggccctGCCAGCTGTCCCCCCAGGTCACCTCCACCAGCCAAGAGGGAGAGATGTGAGGAACCACTTTTTATTCTGTCATCACTGTCACCTAGTCCACAGAGACCTGCCTGGCTTtgtccagctcctgctcagcccaGGAGAGTGGCTGGGCCTGAACTCCAGGGACTAAGCTCCAGGATGAGCTGGCCCCACTGAGAGAGGGTTTgctggggacagctgcagccttgTGTATTCATCCCAGCCCCACCaactctgctgggagcacagccaCCAACCGTCAGCATTGCACTTGGAAGCAAAAGCACCTGACCCA includes:
- the RFC5 gene encoding replication factor C subunit 5; this encodes MARAGGGNLPWVEKYRPQALSELVSHRDILSTVQRFISEDRLPHLLLYGPPGTGKTSTILACARQLYREREFGSMVLELNASDDRGIDIVRGPILSFASTRTIFKKGFKLVILDEADAMTQDAQNALRRVIEKFTENTRFCLICNYLSKIIPALQSRCTRFRFGPLSAELMLPRLQHVVQEEGVDVTEDGMKAVVTLSSGDMRRALNILQSTSMAFGRVTEENVYTCTGHPLKSDIANILDWMLNQDFSTAYRKITELKTLKGLALQDILTEIHLFVHRVDFPPSIRIQLLIKMADIEYRLAAGTSEKIQLSSLIAAFQVTRDLIVAEA